In Lolium perenne isolate Kyuss_39 chromosome 5, Kyuss_2.0, whole genome shotgun sequence, the sequence CGGCAAGCGTGAATCGCTCCGCGGTGAAATCAAATGGGGGAAGAGTCTAGGTGAGGAGGGGGAGAAAGATAAGACGTGTGTAACGTTTTGGTCACTTATCGATGGCAGTGGGATGTAAATAAACAGTTGCTCCGTGTTTTTCTGTTCCACGGAACCAACTCCATGAATTTGTACCAAAAACTGAAGTAACTCCACAGATCCAAAAAAAAATACAGAGCAGCTCCAACTTTTCGAAAACATGGAGCTGAGGGGGGGACACCGGGGAGCACTCACCATAGAAAAAATACAGAGGCTTCCCAATCGGGCTAGTTTGGGCCTCTCTACAAACAACTATCCTCTGTTCCCACTGCTCCTCGATCCTTTTCATCGCGGAACTTGTCTCAAGAATAAATTCACGGCGAAACTCGGAGGACGACCCACGCCGTGGAAGAGAGAGAGCTCTTTGCTCTCGGGCAGCGACGGTCGCCGATCGAGCTCCTCTGATCGCCCTCGTGAGTTCCGCTCGGTTCCTTCTTGCGCTATTTGTTAGTCCTCCTTTCACGTTGTTTCGCTCGCTTCCTTATCCTCCCCTGGTaatggcggcggctagggtttatgtGCGTCGTTGTGTTGAGGCGCGGGAGGAGAAGCTATAGTCTTTTTGGTTCTCAAAATCAGAGAGGATGCAGAGCCCGTTCTTGCTATTTGTTAGTACTACTTCATTCATACCACAGCGTAGTGCCTAGATAATGCTAGACACTGACAATCTCTGCCTTCGTTTCTTAGATTGGTATAAAAGACAAGGCTGCGATGATTTCTCAAGACATGAGTGCCCAACATTGTTTTCCGGCTGCGGGCATAATTATTGAGAAACCATCGCTTCCAAAATTATAAAATTAATAAACTTTCTCAAGTACCGAGTACTCTGCCTGGCTGTACATATTTCCACTTTTACTTGAATTTCAGTAATGGTGGTGGTTCTAGAATTAGAGGGGATCGATGTACATCGTGTTCTTGCTATTTGATAGTTCATACGACGGCGTGATGCCTAGATATTGCTAGACACGTCTGTTTCTCTTCAGATTGGTATGTGTCTTTTTATTGGCAGCCATTGATTTCCTTCCCGCAGCAATTCTTTTGTCGATAAAAAACATTAATTAAAAGGAGTGTTAAACTTGCTTAGGTATCGAGTACTTTGCCAGGCTTCAAATCACCCCCTTTTTCGAGTATAGCATGCCCTACCAATTCACATATGTGTGTCTGCAGAAGGATTTTCTACCAAGGCTGATTGCGCCTACGATGGTGCCGGAGGAGGCCAGATCAAATAATAAGCGACAAAAGGATGAACGCACCATATACTGCCTACCAAGCGATATCATCGAGAGAGTATTTCTTACGCTTCCCTTCAGCACGCTGCTGAGGTGCGCTCGTGTCTGCAAGCAGTGGCGAAACTTCATCCACGATCCCGAGTTTGTCGCATCACAGCTCCAGCATGCGCCTCAATACGCCCTCCTATTCTTCCAGCAGGAGACGGTTTCGCGTCAGCGCTGCCCTAGTGATGCTATCCTGGTCGATGAAGCATTGTCGCAGTCGACATGTGCGGTGCCAGTTATTGGGCCTGATGAATTCCTCTTTGGTTTGTGCAATGGGCTCCTTGCCTTATACACAAAGACATCAACAATCAAGATAGCTAACTTTTCAACTGGTCAGTGCTTGCATCTTGAGAAACCTGTGAAGAATTTGAGAGGTGACCACTTCTCTTTGTACACCTTTGGATTCCACCCAGCGACAAAGCAATATAAGATTACACATTTTCTCCGTGATTGCACTCAGACGGGTCGACCGCATAATAATGACAACGTCAGCATCATCCAAGTTTACACGCTTGGTGATGAGAAATGGAAAGATATTCCAATCCCGATAGCTCTAAACTTGAACATTGTGAGAAATTCCGGAGTAGTCAATAATGATGGGACGCTGTATTGGTTGACTGAAGATATGATAGCTAATTGCCGGCATGCTATTATGTCCTTTGATGTGAGCAAAGAAATATTTGCACGGATTCAATTGCCAGAAGTTCTTCAAGATTCTGCACATGGTTATCCTCGTCGGTACTGGATCAGGGAGATAGATGGTAAGATGTGCATAGCAACTGCTCAAACCCATCGTTATGTGCCTAGATGGCTTGTTAGTAAAATTCACGTCTGGACACTTGACCACAACAAAAGTGAGCACATGTGGAACCACAAGTACAATATTCATCTCTCATCAGATTGCATTTTGGGTCCAAATTTTGTTcattgggataggatcataattCGACCGAGCAATGGTGACCTATTTGCGTCTGAGTTTTCTCGCGAGAACTATGACACTAATTTTAGCAAGACGGTGATGTTGTTAAATTTCAGCCCCCGCAAGCACAACTTGCAATCCCACAACTGTGTGAAGTCACTTGTGCGTTTAGATATATTCAAGAAGGCTGGCATCGTGCACAGGCCAAAACAGTGGGAGGGCTGGGAATTGAAGAAGTGGCAGTTCTGGGAGCAGAATCTCTACAAGATAGAAACAATGTGGTGCAGAGTTCATCAAGAGGAGCATAAGCAAATGGTGTGTTTCCTAAAATCTAATTTACCCCAACGAGCATTCATTACTGTAGAAAATTTGACAAATCTCTGCATTACCATTTAATAGGCATTTGCACAATCTATGCGCATAGAACTTAATCGTCTACTGCCGCAAATATCGGATGATGCCATGCGACAATACATAGGCATCAAAATCGATCAAATTTTACCAGCCTTTTCAAATCAGGTAATCCTTAACGATATGAAAGTTATCATACTTCTTCATTTTCGTATTTTAGTTTGGATAGTCAACAATCATTTGAAGAGCGAAGAGTGTGATGTAAAGTGCGCCCTTATCAATGATGTGACGTATGTCTTGCATGAGACTCCAGCAAGCAAGGCCCCTCCGTCGGCTTAATTGGGTGGAGCACAAGCAAGATATGGACAAATTAATCCATCGTTTGGAAAGATTTATGCATATTACCATGGTATATTGTGCTACTATGCTTTCATTCACTAGCCATATCACTTTCAGTTGTTCCTTGAAACAtggaaagttaataaagttaaccTGACTACAGGCAATGGCTCAGGCGATGGCTAACATCGGTGATATGATAAGAAATGCTACACATGATCAGGTAAAGGTTTACATTCGGTGTATTTTTgtagtttttttttattttcttgatTGCTACTTTTTATTACCCTGTATGTATTCTAGTTTCTTATGCCATAGTGAAATAAGAAAATTATCTTATCTTGAAATGTAAGCATAGGAATTGTATTATCTCCATTCGTATAGATGGATGACTTTCACCACATTACAAATAGTTTCGGTGACATATTTAATCTATACATATCTGCATACTTAGTTTATTTTTTAGGCATTGTTCTAGAAGATTTGACAAATTTCTCTATTGCCATCTTATAGGAATTTGCACAATCTATGCGCATAAAACTTAATCTTCTACTCCCGGGAGTATCAGATGATATGATgcgacaacacatagacatgaaaatCAATCAAACATTTCCAGCCTTTTCAAATCAGGTAATACTTGTCGATATGGAAGTTACAATACGTTTTCTTTTCATATTTTTCGTTTGAATAGTCACTTACCATttgaagaagagtgaagagtgtgATATTAAAGGTACCCTTATCAATGATGTAATATGTGTCTTGCATGAAACTCCAGCAAGCAAGGCCCCTCCAGCGGCTTAGTTGGTTGTTGCACAAGCGGGATATGGAAAAAATTATGAATCGTTTGGAAAATTTTGTGCATATTACCATGGTATAGTGCTGCTATGCTTTAGTTCACTATCCAGATCAGTTGTTCCTTGATCGAAACATGCCAAGTTAATAAAGTTAACATGACTATAGGCAATGGCTCAAGTGATTGCTAGCGTCGGTAATATGATAAGAAGTGCTACACAGGATCAGGTAAAGGTTTGTATTGGATGTAATCTTTTTTATGCTTTTCTTTTCTGTCCTAACTTGCTACTTCTTGTTACATGTATCTACTCTAGTTTCCTCTGCCATAATTAAATAAGAAAATGAGCTTATCTTGAAATGTAAAGCATAGTAATTGTATTATCTCCATATGTATAGATAGATCACTTCCACGACATGAAAAATAGTTTCCGTGACATTTAATCTATACGTATCTGCATACTTAGTCTTTTTTGCGAACAATGTTATTTTATTTAATTAGTGACCTAGT encodes:
- the LOC127304112 gene encoding putative F-box/LRR-repeat/kelch-repeat protein At1g11620, which encodes MVPEEARSNNKRQKDERTIYCLPSDIIERVFLTLPFSTLLRCARVCKQWRNFIHDPEFVASQLQHAPQYALLFFQQETVSRQRCPSDAILVDEALSQSTCAVPVIGPDEFLFGLCNGLLALYTKTSTIKIANFSTGQCLHLEKPVKNLRGDHFSLYTFGFHPATKQYKITHFLRDCTQTGRPHNNDNVSIIQVYTLGDEKWKDIPIPIALNLNIVRNSGVVNNDGTLYWLTEDMIANCRHAIMSFDVSKEIFARIQLPEVLQDSAHGYPRRYWIREIDGKMCIATAQTHRYVPRWLVSKIHVWTLDHNKSEHMWNHKYNIHLSSDCILGPNFVHWDRIIIRPSNGDLFASEFSRENYDTNFSKTVMLLNFSPRKHNLQSHNCVKSLVRLDIFKKAGIVHRPKQWEGWELKKWQFWEQNLYKIETMWCRVHQEEHKQMAFAQSMRIELNRLLPQISDDAMRQYIGIKIDQILPAFSNQAMAQAMANIGDMIRNATHDQFLMP